Within the Flavobacterium sp. 9R genome, the region GAAAACCGTTGACCTACAAGCGAGAAGGAAATGTCTATTTTATTACTTTAACGGCTCCTCAAAAAGTAGGCATCACCAAAGAAGTTGTGGTGTTTTATGGCGGAAAACCAAAAGTAGCGGTCAATCCACCGTGGGATGGAGGGATTACTTGGAAAAAGGATAAAAACGGAAATCCGTTTATTGCTTCTTCTTGTCAAGGTTTGGGAGCCAGTGTTTGGTGGCCCAACAAAGATCATATGTATGATGAAGTTGATGAGGGAATGAAAATTAATGTAAATGTTCCTGGGAATTTGACGGATGTTTCTAACGGTCGCTTGCAAAGCGTACAAAAGGAAAAAGACGGTACCAAAACCTTTCATTGGGTGGTTAAGAATCCAATCAATAATTATGGCGTGAATATTAATATTGGCGATTACGTCTCTTTTTCTGAAAAATACAAAGGAGAAAAAGGCGACTTAGATTGTACGTATTATGTATTGCGTGATGATTTGGATAAAGCCAAAAAACAATTTCAAGATGTACCCAAAATGTTGAAGGCTTTTGAGCATTGGTTTGGTCCTTATCCATTTTATGAAGACAGCTACAAATTGGTGCAGGCTCCGTATTTGGGTATGGAACACCAAAGTAGTGTAACCTATGGCAATAAATTTTTGAATGGTTACTTAGGACGTGATTTGAGTGGTACAGGCTGGGGAATGAAGTTTGATTTTATTATTATTCACGAGTCTGGTCACGAGTGGTTTGCGAACAACATTACTTATAAAGACATCGCGGATATGTGGATTCACGAAAGCTTTACCAATTACTCAGAGAGTTTGTTTTTGGAATATTACTTTGGTAAAGAAGCGGGCTACACCTATGTGCGCGGTATTCGAAAAAACATCGAAAATGATAAACCGATTATTGGAGCTTATGATGTAAACAATGAAGGTTCTGGAGATATGTACTACAAAGGTGCCAATATGCTACATACCTTGCGACAAGTGGTAAATAATGACGAAAAATGGCGTGAAATCTTGCGTGGTTTGAATGCCACTTTTTACCATCAAACAGTGACGACACAGCAAATTGAAAGTTATTTGAGCGAAAAAATTGGTAGAGATTTGACGCCTGTTTTTAACCAATATTTGCGTGATACGCGTATTCCAACCTTGGAGTATTTCTTTAAAAACAATCAGTTGGGGTATCGTTGGGCGAATAGTGTGGCCAATTTCAATCTCCCTGTAAAAGTTTATCTGAATGGCACCACACAAATTTTGGAACCGAATAACGAATGGAAAATGTTGCCTTTAGGAACGACAGAAAAACCAACACTTGAAGTGGATAACAACTATTATGTGGGCAGTTACAATATAACGGAATAGTTCCAAGAATGAAAAATAAAAAAGCTTTCTGAAGTCTAGGACTAGCTCAGAAAGCTTTTTTTATTGTTGGTAATAATGTAAACCGATGGATCAAATTGTTTTTTACCACATAGGAGCATAGAATTTTTAGTTTTTTTGAGAAATAAATAGAAGTTCTACTATTCACATAGTGCATCTATGTGAGAAATAGTGCTATTTCTGTTTTTTCTATGTTGATTTGCTTTAATCTATGAATCTCCTATGTGGTTAATTCTTTCTTATTTGTATTTCACCCAACGGATTAAAGTATTATTTATGAAGTAGGTTGGCAATTTTGGTGTAAACAAAGAGTGCCATAGGTCGAAGTGCTAAATACAGAACGCTGCAAAGGAGTACTAAAATAGTTCCAATAAGAATTGGGAGTACACCCCCAAAAGTAAAGGTCATTCCAATTACAAAACCAAGTAAACATTCTGCTCGGTAGATAGGCAAGAAAAAAGCAAGCACTAACAAGCCGACAAGCATATAAAAAGGCACATCTTTAATACCAAGCGTAAAAAATACCGAAAGTACCATCCCAAAAAGCAGAGCGCCTACAAAATAAGCAACAAAACTGCTTGGTAAAGTACTACTCGATGCTTCTTTCGCTAGTCGCACTTGCGAGCGGTACAGCAAGAACCAAGTTAGCAAAGGAAGCAAAATACCGCCCCACCAATTCGAAAATGAGGGCAAGTCCTTGTTTTGCAAAAGATGATGACTGGGCACGCCTCCGTGAAAATAATCCCAAAGCAAAAGCGCCCAAATGAACACTGTTACGAGGATAGTACAATAAATACGCTTTTTTAAAAATGTTGCTGGTTTCACAAAGTGGATTGGTTAGGAATGGTACGATAAAAGTATCTAACCATTAGTTGCATTGGGAGTGATATTGTTACAGTTAAGCCAATTGTTCAAATCCGATGTAAAACTATTTTAAGTTGATTTCTTATCATTTGTAATAATAATACCAATTACTTTCGTAGTTAGTATCAAAGTTTTCTTTGCTATCAATCAAAACCTGAATATTCTCTTTTTTGAAGTAATTAAACTCGTCAAATGGTTTTATAAACTCATAATACTTCTTAACCCATAGTTCTTTGACTTCAGGTCTATCATATTTTTTTACCTTTTCATTTGTGAACATAAAGAAGGTTGGAATGGTAAAACCAATTGAGATTGTCCAAATATCTTTATTATGGAAAGAAGCAATGAATTTGTCAGTCAGTTCTTTTGTGATTTTATAGGTAGCCTCAATTTTAGCAATTGGTTCAAATGCACCATAAACCACAAATACATCATCTGTCAAATAAACTTCGTTATTGTTTAAGCTGAATATTTTTGAAATTGCGTTATTGCTTTTATAAAGCCCTTGGTGTTTAATTATTTCAGCAAACTTCTCTCCAATAGCTTTTTGCTTTGTTTTATCGAAATATGAAAAATTTTCAGTTAAAAATTTATTCTTCTCTTCTTCGAATTCAAAGCAAATTTGAATTCTTGGTCTCTTGTTTAATGTGTCGTAAATAATGTTCACCGTTTTTACATCATAGGTTTCGTCTATCCATTCAGCAAGAGGCTTAAATTCCGCTTTCATCTTTTCAATCCCAAGAATTATTCGCTTTGTCTGTGTGTATTCCTTGTCAGATGGTAAAATCATAATTTATTCTAAATTGACACATAATTAAAGGTATTATAAAATCATCCCAAATACAAAACATTTTATATTAAGCCTATTACTCAATACCATTGTTGTGCTAATATATTTATGCGTTATTTTATTTAAATCTCAGCACCAAAGACTTTTCTGTAACGCCAAATTATTCTTCCTAATGGTGTGAAATTTTCATGACTATCTCTTTCATAAGCCAAACCTTTTTTTATCATCTCAGTAAGTACTTCACCACCAAGACTTCCTCCGCTTTCGAAAAATCTTCCTAATGTTAAAAATGTTAGCCATTTATTTTCATCTTTTAATTCATTTACTTTTTTGTTAACTTCAGGAGGGAAATTTTCTTGTGATAAATAGAATTTTTCATTTTCTTCATCAAAAAAAAGATGTTCGTATTTTTCTAACTTTTCTAATTTAAAATTGTAATTTTTTTTAAGTTGATCTAATGAACTTTGTAACTGCTTTTTTATAGCAACATTATCCTCATTATCTTTTTGTGATTTTTCTAGTTTTTGTTTAGTTAAATCAAGGTCTCTTATTTTATTGCTAATAGTTTCACTCTGAATTAAAAGATCCTTATCTTTTTGCTTGATTTGTTCAGTTTGTTCATCTATTGTTTTTGAAAACACCCTTACATTTTTTCTTTGCTCTTCATATTGATCAAAGTATTGTTCACGCTCATTTACCACATTATCATATTCACTTTTTCTAACAACATTTTTGTTAATGATTTTACCAGTAATATAAGGCATTAACCAAAATTCTACCCAAAGTACTAAACTTCGAGTTGCAACAACTATTAAGTATCCTAAAAACATGTATAAAATCGATTGTAATATATCCCATATAAAGGCTTTTAATGTTAAGTTGTTTGAGCTATAGTTTTTAATAAAAATTAATTTATCATCTAAAGTACAATCTGAATCAAAATTAATAACAGCATACCATAACTCCCAATGATGTAAAACTAAAACTAGTATTAGAGTTCCAAAAAATGGATTTGTAAGTTTGTCTTTTATGTTGCTAAAGAATGAGTTAATAACCTCCATTATTTTGAGCTTTTTATTATGTTAATAATTGTGCAAAATTGTTTTTTATACTTTCAACTAAAGTTCTGGAGCTACAGTGGGTTTATGACTAAACTTAGATTTATTTTTCGGTTATTGCTATTCTCTAAATACAATACAAATTTTTCATTAAGCCAATTGCCCAAATCCGTTATAGTTACTATTAGACGTATTTATTTTTTTATTTCCCGTATTGTTTCAACAAATGGTTTCCAATCAATATCCTTTAAACTTATTTGATTTGAAAAGTCGATATTATCATCTAACATTATAATTAAAATGGCTATTAAGTCAGTTCCTATGGTATGAAAATCATCTTTTGTTTTGGTTTTAAATAAATTTAAAAATTCAAAAAATGCTTTTTCAATTTTATCACTATCAGAATCAAGAAGTTTATCTAAATCCTCAATTGATTTTATTGAAGACTTATTAATAACATTAATAAGTCTATTAAGAAAATATTGATCAGTATCTGTGGTGTAATTAATTTCATCTTCATCTTCTTTGTAACCACACTTTAAAGCTATTTCAATAATTTTGTCAACTTTTGGATTAGCATTTAAAAATGAGTCTACTGATAAAAGGTTTATTTCAATTTTTAAATTACCACTATCTATTGAAGTATCAATATCATTCTGTAAATTTTCAGTTTCCTTTTTTATTGATAAAAATTGCTCATCAGCTAATTCTAGTAACGCACTTAATCTATATATTTTTCTTTTTAAAATACTAGGGATTTCTCTTTTAGTTTTGTACCTAAGTTTATGGTCAATTGTAGCCCAAGAATGTTGTAGAATAGTTCTTATTTGAATTTCAATTTTTAAGTCTTTGTATGATTTCCATTCAACTAATGTATTTCTTTTTTTTCCCAATTTAACAACGTAATGTAATGACAAATAACCAAATTTGTCAGGACTATTGATTTTTGTTTTATCAATACTATTTCCTGTGTCTATTTCAAATTCTTTTTCTAAAAGTTCTGCAATTTTATAGATTTCCTCAGTATAATATGTGATTATCCTGATGCCACATAAATCTGTAATTTCTTTAATAGGATCTTTATAATTTTTTTCTGGTCTTGAAGTTTTTTCATCAAAACTTTCTATTTCTTTTGTTCTACTTTCTATTGATGCAATGTCAATGTCTGATTCAGAAATTAATTCTTTTATTAATGATGTAGCCTTAATTCTAAATCGCTCATATAAAGGTCTAATTAACTCAAATTCTTTTGTCGATTTATTCATTATTTAGATTTTTCATAATAATTCTTACTTACTTGTATTTAAGTCTTACTAACTCATCCCCATGAACTTCAACATAAAGAGATAGGTCTAATCTTAATTAAAACTTCATATCTCCAAATATAACCGTTTTCTCTCAAAAATATATAAATATTTTCTGAAAAGTATGTCATTTTTGTATGTTGTTACCATTACTTCTAATCTCTAACTTCTAATCTCTAACTTCTAATCTCTAACTTCTAATTTCTTACTTAGCATGAGCGATGGGAGCGGCATCCTCTTGGGGCGGGGTTCGCCCCAAGAGATATAGCGTACAGCGCGACCCCGATGCAGCACTGTTGTGTTTTTAGCACGGTCGTGTACATCGGGGTCATGCCCAAATAAAAAAGGGTGTTATTTTATAGCAATTGCTTACTAACGTACTGGCAACTTGCTTTGATGGATTCCATAGGGTTGGGAGAGTAGTTGGTTTCTTGCTCCACAAAAAAGTGCTGCATGCCTGAGGCTTTGGCTTGTGCAAAAATGGCTTTGAAATTGATGTTGCCTTCGCCAATTTCGGCATTCCAAGCGGGATTGTTTTTGTCCCTATCTTTAACGTGCCACATGGTGAAGCGACCAGCGTGGTTTTGGAACAACTGCAAAGGGTCGTTGCCGGAGCGCACTACCCAATACAAATCCAATTCAAAATCGACCAATTTCTTGTCGGTTTCTTGTAGCAAAATGTCATAACCGGTTTGATTGCCAAATTTCGTGAATTCAAAATCGTGGTTGTGGTAGGCGAGTTTGAGTCCTGCTTTTTTGCACAAAAGTGCGGCTTCGTTGGCTTTTTGGGCAATGCGTTTGTAATCGTCCAATTGGCTGCGTAAAGCGTCTTCTAGCCACGGAATCACCACATATTCGCTTCCCAACTGATTGGCGCACTCAATGGAGGCTTTTAGGAAGTCGGCATTGTTGTCTTTGATAAACGTTTTAAAATCATAATGTCCGCTCGGCGCTTTGAGTCCGTTGTCGTTCAGGATTTTTTTAAAGTCTTTGGGCGAGGTGCCAAAAAAACCTTTTTCGCCAGCAAATCCGTAGGTTTCTACTTCTTTGTAGCCGGCTTTGGCAACGTGTTCTAGCACGCCTTTGACATCTTTGGAAAAGGCTTCGCGCAAGGTGTACAATTGAATTCCGATGTTTTTGGGTTTTGCCGCAAAGGCTAGGGAAGGAGCTAGGGCAACGGCGCCCAAGGCCAACCCACTATTGATGATGAAATCTCTACGCTTAATCATGATGGTTCGTTTTTAGGGGTTAAATATCACAAATGGCGATGGCTTGTTGCAAAGCGGCCATTTTATCTTTTTGTTTCGGCATAAATTCTTGTCCCACAAAACCTGTAAAACCAGTAGCTGCAATGGCTTTCATAATGGCGGGATAATGAAGCTCTTGGGTCTCGTCGATTTCGTTGCGACCCGGCACGCCCGCCGTGTGAAAGTGGGCAATATACTGATGGTTTTCCTTGATGGTGCGAATCACATCGCCTTCATCAATTTGCATGTGATAGATGTCGTACAAGAGCTTGAAATGTGGTGAATTGATTCTTTTGGCTAATTCTACGCCCCAATAGGTTCTGTCGCACTGGTAATCTTTGTGGTCGATTTTGCTGTTGAGCAACTCCATCACCAAGGTGATTTGGTGTTTTTCGGCCAAGGGAATCAATGTTTGCAAGCCTTTTACACAATTGTTCCAGCCTTCTTCATCGGTTTTGCCTCTGCGGTTGCCACTAAAGCAAATCAGGTTTTTATAGCCCGCCTGAGCCACTAACGGAATCATAGCGGTGTAGTTTTTTATAAGTTGGTCATGGAATTTAGGGTCGTTGAATCCGTCTACGAGATTCAATTCGGCACCATTGCACATCGTCGATACCAATTGGTGTTTTTGTAGTATAGGCCAGTCTTTTGGACCGACCAAATCAATGCCTGTAATGCCCATTTTCTTGGCAGCTATGCAAAGCGCTTCGAGTTCCATATCGCCAAAACACCAGCGTGCTACGGAATGGTTTATTTTTCCTTTGGGGATAAAATCGGAACTATGGGATGCGTCAGACACCGCCATAGCCGAAAGCGACGATGGAATTCCCATAGCTACTGTTCCAGCAATTAGGTTTTTTATAGCGGTTCTTCGATTGAAATGATCAGGCATCTTGGAATAGAGTATTAGTTATTGGCTGCAATTTTTTGCTTTTCTTTAAAGAAGATAAAAAACAGCAACGCAATTCCTGCTGCAAACAAACAAGGGAAAATCCAAACCGTATTCCAATTGTGAATACCTTCTCCAGCACTGTTTTGGTCTACAATTTGTCC harbors:
- a CDS encoding M1 family metallopeptidase; the protein is MKKIAILLLMTSFSIIKAQGLLNKNETTFTRQDSLRGSITKERAWWDLKHYHLAIKVNPADSTISGSNTIRYQVLQENSVMQIDLQNPMAITNVTQDGKPLTYKREGNVYFITLTAPQKVGITKEVVVFYGGKPKVAVNPPWDGGITWKKDKNGNPFIASSCQGLGASVWWPNKDHMYDEVDEGMKINVNVPGNLTDVSNGRLQSVQKEKDGTKTFHWVVKNPINNYGVNINIGDYVSFSEKYKGEKGDLDCTYYVLRDDLDKAKKQFQDVPKMLKAFEHWFGPYPFYEDSYKLVQAPYLGMEHQSSVTYGNKFLNGYLGRDLSGTGWGMKFDFIIIHESGHEWFANNITYKDIADMWIHESFTNYSESLFLEYYFGKEAGYTYVRGIRKNIENDKPIIGAYDVNNEGSGDMYYKGANMLHTLRQVVNNDEKWREILRGLNATFYHQTVTTQQIESYLSEKIGRDLTPVFNQYLRDTRIPTLEYFFKNNQLGYRWANSVANFNLPVKVYLNGTTQILEPNNEWKMLPLGTTEKPTLEVDNNYYVGSYNITE
- a CDS encoding GTP pyrophosphokinase family protein: MNKSTKEFELIRPLYERFRIKATSLIKELISESDIDIASIESRTKEIESFDEKTSRPEKNYKDPIKEITDLCGIRIITYYTEEIYKIAELLEKEFEIDTGNSIDKTKINSPDKFGYLSLHYVVKLGKKRNTLVEWKSYKDLKIEIQIRTILQHSWATIDHKLRYKTKREIPSILKRKIYRLSALLELADEQFLSIKKETENLQNDIDTSIDSGNLKIEINLLSVDSFLNANPKVDKIIEIALKCGYKEDEDEINYTTDTDQYFLNRLINVINKSSIKSIEDLDKLLDSDSDKIEKAFFEFLNLFKTKTKDDFHTIGTDLIAILIIMLDDNIDFSNQISLKDIDWKPFVETIREIKK
- a CDS encoding sugar phosphate isomerase/epimerase — its product is MIKRRDFIINSGLALGAVALAPSLAFAAKPKNIGIQLYTLREAFSKDVKGVLEHVAKAGYKEVETYGFAGEKGFFGTSPKDFKKILNDNGLKAPSGHYDFKTFIKDNNADFLKASIECANQLGSEYVVIPWLEDALRSQLDDYKRIAQKANEAALLCKKAGLKLAYHNHDFEFTKFGNQTGYDILLQETDKKLVDFELDLYWVVRSGNDPLQLFQNHAGRFTMWHVKDRDKNNPAWNAEIGEGNINFKAIFAQAKASGMQHFFVEQETNYSPNPMESIKASCQYVSKQLL
- a CDS encoding hydroxypyruvate isomerase family protein — translated: MPDHFNRRTAIKNLIAGTVAMGIPSSLSAMAVSDASHSSDFIPKGKINHSVARWCFGDMELEALCIAAKKMGITGIDLVGPKDWPILQKHQLVSTMCNGAELNLVDGFNDPKFHDQLIKNYTAMIPLVAQAGYKNLICFSGNRRGKTDEEGWNNCVKGLQTLIPLAEKHQITLVMELLNSKIDHKDYQCDRTYWGVELAKRINSPHFKLLYDIYHMQIDEGDVIRTIKENHQYIAHFHTAGVPGRNEIDETQELHYPAIMKAIAATGFTGFVGQEFMPKQKDKMAALQQAIAICDI